One part of the Tachysurus vachellii isolate PV-2020 chromosome 6, HZAU_Pvac_v1, whole genome shotgun sequence genome encodes these proteins:
- the zfp91 gene encoding E3 ubiquitin-protein ligase ZFP91 produces the protein MMEVQRVDKKHKREEEEAALTSPDSSVTRTPRRALRGRGATRPNSAAPPAASADTNGTPSEAGCGRVLRDRSTRSVPVWRRRDLGVEQDDDDDDDDDDDDEEEEEEEEEAEARRRRKTACPRRRRNTEAARDSKAQCGESKDAAGSRAGGRRVQSRSRAPSSRGPRGSVRVVCKSEPETEAACAEENKAAEKISTEKKSEVKEDEVLLDEEHPPFTDDPKDQTYEPRTQSEDDEGVSSDEDVPFKDDLNDQSYDPKSGRDGQKARRRAPPRPREKKERAGGEKDKEKEMEVKTEGVEMADVKQEAGDGAEPPRKRGRRRKDDKSPRLPKRRKKPPVQYVRCEMEGCGTVLAHPRYLQHHIKYQHLMKKKYVCPHPSCGRLFRLQKQLLRHAKHHTDQRDYICEFCARAFKSSHNLAVHRMIHTGEKPLQCEICGFTCRQKASLNWHMKKHDADASYQFSCAICGKKFEKKDSVVAHKAKSHPEVLIAEALAANAGALVTTATPTTAHVTPVSVGPVMLLDQEQSLHAMQVPVTLALPSTDEAKNEAEVGGASVAHPTSSNQTLHFVSAPVSQQQLSVQASPQIVHMTFTTLSHPPQQLPLLSVTHQLPPSTSSAPSVSLLPQITSVAFTADPAHPLSSSACSPPPPPLAERKGGGALWESGTGNVGGVWEEGGAGEAQVVTDSSDGTIQHRLI, from the exons ATGATGGAAGTGCAGCGTGTTGATAAAAAACACAAGCGGGAGGAAGAAGAGGCCGCGCTCACATCCCCGGACTCGAGTGTGACCCGCACGCCGCGCAGGGCGCTCCGAGGACGGGGGGCGACGCGACCGAACTCCGCCGCTCCGCCTGCTGCATCCGCGGACACGAATGGAACCCCCAGTGAAGCGGGATGTGGCCGGGTACTGCGTGACCGCTCCACAAGATCTGTACCCGTGTGGAGGAGGAGAGACCTCGGAGTGgagcaggatgatgatgatgatgacgacgacgatgatgatgatgaagaggaggaggaggaggaagaagaagcgGAAGCTCGGCGCCGGAGGAAGACGGCGTGTCCACGGCGCAGGAGGAACACAGAGGCGGCCAGAGACAGCAAAGCTCA GTGTGGAGAAAGTAAGGACGCTGCAGGCAGTCGAG CCGGTGGCAGGCGAGTTCAGAGCCGCAGTAGAGCGCCGTCGTCTCGCGGGCCTCGGGGTTCGGTGCGGGTCGTGTGTAAGAGTGAACCGGAGACGGAGGCTGCCTGTG CAGAAGAAAATAAAGCCGCTGAGAAGATAAG cactGAGAAGAAGAGTGAGGTAAAGGAGGATGAGGTGCTGCTGGACGAGGAACATCCTCCATTCACCGATGATCCCAAAGACCAAACGTACGAGCCTCGGACACAGAG tgaGGATGATGAGGGAGTCAGCAGCGATGAAGACGTTCCCTTTAAGGACGACCTGAACGATCAGAGCTATGACCCGAAATctgggag GGACGGTCAGAAGGCGAGACGCAGAGCTCCTCCGCGGCcgagagagaagaaggagagagccggaggagagaaggacaaagagaaagagatggaggtGAAGACAGAAGGAGTGGAGATGGCAGACGTGAAGCAGGAGGCTGGAGACGGAGCAGAGCCACCCAGGAA GAGAGGACGCAGAAGAAAAGACGACAAAAGCCCACGTCTTCCCAAAAGAAG gaagAAGCCACCGGTGCAGTATGTGCGCTGTGAGATGGAGGGATGTGGAACAGTTCTCGCTCATCCACGCTACCTGCAG catcaCATTAAATACCAGCACTTGATGAAGAAGAAGTATGTGTGTCCTCACCCGTCCTGTGGCCGTCTGTTTCGCCTTCAGAAACAGTTACTGCGTCACGCCAAACACCACACAG atCAAAGGGACTACATCTGTGAGTTCTGCGCACGTGCGTTTAAGAGCTCTCACAACCTCGCTGTGCACCGCATGATACACACTGGAGAAAAACCACTGCa GTGTGAGATCTGTGGCTTCACCTGTCGTCAGAAAGCCTCTCTGAACTGGCACATGAAGAAGCATGATGCCGACGCCTCCTACCAGTTCTCATGTGCCATCTGTGGCAAGAAGTTCGAGAAGAAGGACAGCGTGGTGGCTCACAAGGCCAAGAGCCACCCGGAAGTCCTGATCGCAGAGGCGCTCGCCGCGAACGCCGGTGCCCTCGTCACCACGGCGACGCCGACCACCGCTCACGTGACCCCGGTGAGCGTCGGCCCCGTCATGCTGCTGGACCAGGAGCAGTCGCTGCACGCCATGCAAGTCCCCGTAACTCTCGCGCTGCCCTCTACAGACGAGGCTAAGAATGAAGCAGAAGTGGGCGGAGCCTCGGTGGCACACCCGACCTCTTCCAATCAGACTCTGCATTTTGTTTCCGCTCCCGTGTCCCAGCAACAGCTGTCCGTACAGGCTTCTCCACAGATCGTCCACATGACCTTCACCACCCTTTCGCACCCTCCTCAGCAGCTCCCCCTGCTGTCAGTCACACATCAGCTGCCCCCCAGCACAAGCTCCGCCCCTTCCGTATCACTCCTCCCACAGATCACGTCTGTGGCTTTCACTGCCGATCCTGCTCATCCTCTGTCATCCTCCGCCTgctctccacctcctcctcctctggcTGAGAGGAAAGGGGGCGGGGCACTCTGGGAGAGTGGGACTGGGAATGTGGGTGGGGTTTGGGAagagggcggagccggcgaggCACAGGTCGTGACGGACAGCTCAGACGGAACAATCCAACACAGACTGATATAG